The DNA region AGTTGGTGCAGATGCCGTTTTTCCTTTGTTCTGTAATTGCCTCGCGCATTCTGATCTCGAAAAGGGACTTCAGTACCTTGTCACTTATGTGTGGCAGCCTTGGGATGATATATTGCCTGTAAGCAATATGTTTGGAGCATCTGCAGCTGACATTCTGGCTGCAAACAGTTTCAGAAATTTCACTGATGCAATATGTCGTCCTGTCTTGATACCGGTAAAACTTCCTATTATTATGCAATCTTACCCCTCTTCTACAAGCAGTAGAAAATCCAAACGTAGATGGATCCTCATTCCTGTTTTAAGTATTGTGGGGTTGCTTGCAGTTTTTCCATTTTGCTTGATGGTATACATGCGGCTTCTAGAGGAGAAGAGGAGGGCTAATTTAGCCCGTAAATCTTCTACTCTTGAAACTTCTGATCTTTTTCATACCAAGAAAGCCTCCAAAGATGAAATTTTGGACCATAAGAACATTCAAGATAAGCTTCTTCCTGGAGTTTCTGGCTATATCGGAAAGCCAATAATATATGACCTGAAGATCATCATGGAGGCGACTATGAACTTCAGTGAGAGGTACAGGATAGGAGGATCAGTGTACAAGGCCACGATTAACAACCAAGTTATAGCTGTCAAGAAAACTAAACAAGCATCGGAGGAATTGACGATACTTCAGAAGGTAAATCACGCAAATCTGGTGAAACTAATGGGCGTTTCATCAGACAATCATGGGAATTTCTTTTTGGTTTATGAATATGCTGAAAATGGCTCACTGGATCAGTGGTTGTTTCCCAGACCGTCATCCACGTCTTCTGCCTCTGACTCAGTGGTATCGCTTGGTTGGAGCCAAAGGTTACATATAGCCTTGGATGTTGCAAATGCTCTGCAATACCTGCATGAACATACTCAACCTAGTATTGTTCATGGGCATATCTTAACGTGTAGCATACTTCTTGATTCAAGGTTTAAAGCCAAAATTGCAAGTTTCTCTACAGCCACACATGCTACCAACTCAATGATGCTGAAAGCCGACGTGTTTGCTTTCGGGCTTGTGCTGTTGGAGTTGCTTTCAGGGAAGAAAGCAATGGAAGTTGAAGTTATGGGAATCTTGGAAGTTGAAGATAACAGAGAGGAGAAGTTTAGAAGGTGGATGGATCCAAAGTTGAGCTTTTACCCTGTTGATGATGCTCTAAACTTGGCTGCCTTAGCAACAGCGTGCACATCGGAGAAATCAGCAGAGAGGCCTAGGATGACAGATATTGTCTTCAACCTCTGTTTTCTTACTCAATCATCTTTTGAAATGTATGGGAGGTCTTGGACTTCAGGTGAAGCTGAGGAGATTGTTCAGATTGTTAGCCCACTAATAGCACGTTGACTTAAAGATGGAGCGTAAATATAGCCAAGAACTTTGTCCAGTTTGTCTCAAATTTGTAACATATTCTGGATTATAATGCAATAGGAAGGATAAGCTGATCTCCAGAATATGTTGCAAATTCGAGTTCTAGTGTCCAGTTATTCCCTGTATTTCTGTTGCAGCTAAAGCAGTTGCTATTGTAAATTCTTGTGTAGGATGTTTTGCTCAACCACTTAACTTTGAAATAAGTGTACGTAGAgcaatttgatatatatttccATCTTTCACTCTCCAAAAAACGAAGAAAAACTAGGTTTCTGAAAAGACAATGCAAACTCGTTCTTAAATATATTTGAGATGTAAACAATACAGACTAGTACTGGTTTAATTTGTAAAACAAGTTCTCTAACTTTGTGCATCCATCAGTATTTGTGCAATGTTTTTCCTCCGTCCTGCTCGAAGACAGCCTCTTTTCCACTTCTTATTTTCAACAGACCAAACACAATTTCATAAATGTCTATCTTCAGATTAACCTGACAAGCTTCAAGATTTTCGTATAATGTGACGTGGTGGAGTTTGTGAAAAGCTTCAGTATTGGCAAAATAGCAACAAGTTGACTAGGTTTTATTCTCATACCCGTCTTGTTCTTATTCCAAAGGTTGAATCTCCTACAACTTTTGCTGGTCTTAGGCCAAGTAGTCTTAGCAATTTCTCTGCTAAGATAATATCCAAAGTCCTGGCTAAAACACTGATCCCTCTGTTACCTAAGCTCACTTCTGAATCTCAGAGCGGTTTTGTTAAGGGTAGGTTCATTAATTGATAATGTTATGATGGCTCAGGAAGATTTCATAACCAAACACATGAggcaatagaataatcaaattgGACATGACAAAGGCATATGACTGTATGACATGGAGCTTCATTACTGCTGTGTTAAGAAGGTTTGGTTTTTGTGACTGGTGGATTGAAGCTATTGGGAGATTGATCACTAAAATGTGGTACTCTATATTA from Lycium ferocissimum isolate CSIRO_LF1 chromosome 2, AGI_CSIRO_Lferr_CH_V1, whole genome shotgun sequence includes:
- the LOC132036882 gene encoding serine/threonine receptor-like kinase NFP gives rise to the protein MGVPLVSLFYNFFLFLILSSSNVSAQTSSTDTDFSCSLNSSLSCDTYVTYRARPPNYFDVGSISDLLEVSRLSIAKATGLASEDTELFPDQLLLVPIKCYCNGSHYFSNVTYQMKKGDSFYSVSIGAFENLTNYHVVQDMNPTLDPTNLTVGADAVFPLFCNCLAHSDLEKGLQYLVTYVWQPWDDILPVSNMFGASAADILAANSFRNFTDAICRPVLIPVKLPIIMQSYPSSTSSRKSKRRWILIPVLSIVGLLAVFPFCLMVYMRLLEEKRRANLARKSSTLETSDLFHTKKASKDEILDHKNIQDKLLPGVSGYIGKPIIYDLKIIMEATMNFSERYRIGGSVYKATINNQVIAVKKTKQASEELTILQKVNHANLVKLMGVSSDNHGNFFLVYEYAENGSLDQWLFPRPSSTSSASDSVVSLGWSQRLHIALDVANALQYLHEHTQPSIVHGHILTCSILLDSRFKAKIASFSTATHATNSMMLKADVFAFGLVLLELLSGKKAMEVEVMGILEVEDNREEKFRRWMDPKLSFYPVDDALNLAALATACTSEKSAERPRMTDIVFNLCFLTQSSFEMYGRSWTSGEAEEIVQIVSPLIAR